The following are encoded together in the Salvia hispanica cultivar TCC Black 2014 chromosome 6, UniMelb_Shisp_WGS_1.0, whole genome shotgun sequence genome:
- the LOC125194971 gene encoding protein ALP1-like, translated as MARMLETAMPAIQEEINNEVERYQAAIQAWNEQHDRVPCTRMYIHRDREQAGLRLFMDYFSADPRWSDQMFRRRFRTRRNVFLRIVNAVVARDAYFMQTFDAVGRQSISTLQKCTSALRQLAYGIAANMFDEYLHVSKHTGRSCLAKFCRAVIEAFKDTYLRKPTSDDVRRLVRMHEERHGFPGMLGSIDSVVLEAVADQRLWIWHAYFGVAGSNNDLNVLNGSPLFNDLCAGRAPTVEFTANHRRYTMGYYLANGIYPRWPVFVKTITCPTTDRRKLFAKKQEAARKDVERAFGVLQSRWAIVKGPARGWHRPLIADIMYACIIMHNMIVEDEGDNATDWSDDPLVSASSSYTVTDPTVQGVPPDVRNVMARSAAMRQEDQHTRL; from the exons ATGGCTCGAATGTTAGAGACGGCGATGCCCGCAATCCAAGAAGAAATCAACAACGAGGTGGAACGCTATCAAGCTGCTATCCAAGCGTGGAACGAGCAACACGACCGGGTACCGTGTACTCGGATGTATATCCACCGAGACCGTGAACAAGCTGGTTTGCGGCTTTTCATGGATTATTTCTCTGCAGATCCTCGATGGAGTGATCAGATGTTCCGTCGCCGGTTCCGGACGCGGAGGAATGTGTTCTTGCGCATTGTCAACGCAGTTGTGGCTCGTGACGCGTACTTTATGCAAACCTTCGATGCTGTCGGGCGGCAAAGTATATCGACTTTACAGAAATGCACATCCGCCCTCCGCCAACTCGCTTACGGAATAGCTGCAAATATGTTTGATGAGTACCTCCATGTGAGCAAGCATACTGGACGCTCTTGCCTAGCCAAATTCTGTCGGGCAGTGATCGAAGCATTCAAGGACACATACTTGAGAAAGCCAACGTCCGACGATGTTCGCAGATTGGTGCGAATGCACGAGGAGAGGCACGGCTTCCCGGGGATGCTGGGCAGCATCGACT CGGTTGTGTTGGAGGCCGTTGCCGACCAACGgttgtggatctggcatgcctaCTTTGGAGTCGctgggtcgaacaacgacctcaatgTGTTGAACGGGTCTCCATTGTTCAACGACTTGTGTGCCGGGCGAGCGCCTACCGTAGAGTTCACGGCCAACCACCGTCGGTACACTATGGGGTACTATCTGGCAAACGGGATCTACCCTAGATGGCCCGTGTTCGTGAAGACCATCACATGTCCGACTACGGATAGGAGGAAGTTGTTTGCCAAAAAGCAAGAGGCGGCTCGGAAAGatgtggagcgcgcatttggagTTCTCCAATCACGTTGGGCTATAGTGAAGGGACCGGCCCGTGGTTGGCACCGTCCGCTAatcgccgacatcatgtatgcatgtatcataatgcataacatgatcgtTGAGGACGAGGGAGACAACGCCACTGACTGGAGCGACGATCCGCTCGTCAGCGCCAGCAGTAGCTACACTGTCACCGATCCGACCGTGCAAGGTGTTCCTCCCGACGTGCGCAATGTCATGGCCCGTTCAGCGGCAATGCGCCAAGAAGATCAACACACACGCCTCTAA